One window of Streptomyces sp. FIT100 genomic DNA carries:
- the purQ gene encoding phosphoribosylformylglycinamidine synthase subunit PurQ: MTSRIGVVTFPGTLDDQDALRAVRIAGAEPVSLWHRDKDLKQVDAVVLAGGFSYGDYLRAGAISRFSPVMETIIEQARAGLPVLGICNGFQVLTEAHLLPGAMLRNNHLHFICRDQKLRVENAETAWTSDYAQGQEICVPLKNMDGRYVADEHVLDQLEAEGRVAFRYLDGNPNGSLRDIAGITNAAGNVVGLMPHPEHAVEPLIGTGGTDGLGFFTSVIKKLVAS, from the coding sequence GTGACCTCCCGCATCGGAGTCGTCACGTTTCCTGGGACGCTCGACGACCAGGACGCCCTGCGCGCGGTCCGCATCGCGGGCGCGGAGCCCGTTTCGCTGTGGCACCGCGACAAGGACCTCAAGCAGGTCGACGCGGTGGTCCTCGCGGGCGGCTTCTCCTACGGCGACTATCTGCGGGCGGGCGCCATCTCCCGCTTCTCGCCGGTGATGGAAACGATCATCGAGCAGGCCAGGGCCGGACTTCCGGTCCTCGGTATCTGCAATGGCTTCCAGGTCCTCACCGAGGCCCATCTGCTGCCCGGCGCGATGCTGCGCAACAACCACCTGCACTTCATCTGCCGCGACCAGAAGCTGCGGGTGGAGAACGCGGAGACCGCCTGGACCTCCGACTACGCGCAGGGCCAGGAGATCTGCGTCCCGCTGAAGAACATGGACGGCCGCTACGTCGCGGACGAGCACGTCCTCGACCAGCTGGAGGCGGAGGGCCGGGTCGCCTTCCGCTACCTGGACGGCAACCCGAACGGCTCGCTGCGTGACATCGCGGGCATCACCAACGCCGCCGGCAACGTCGTCGGCCTGATGCCGCACCCCGAGCACGCCGTGGAGCCGCTGATCGGCACCGGCGGCACCGACGGCCTCGGGTTCTTCACCTCGGTCATCAAGAAGCTGGTCGCCTCATGA
- the purS gene encoding phosphoribosylformylglycinamidine synthase subunit PurS, whose translation MARVVVDVMLKPEILDPQGQAVQRALPRLGFEGIADVRQGKRFELEVEGPVDEAALARIHEMAETFLANTVIEDFVVKVES comes from the coding sequence GTGGCACGCGTCGTAGTCGACGTCATGCTCAAGCCGGAGATCCTCGACCCGCAGGGACAGGCGGTGCAGCGCGCACTGCCCCGCCTCGGCTTCGAGGGGATCGCGGACGTCCGTCAGGGAAAGCGTTTCGAGCTCGAGGTGGAGGGGCCGGTCGACGAGGCCGCCCTCGCCCGTATCCATGAGATGGCCGAAACGTTCCTCGCCAACACCGTCATCGAGGACTTCGTCGTAAAGGTGGAGTCGTGA
- a CDS encoding Lsr2 family protein: MAQRVVVTLSDDIDGGEAAETVAFSLDGKSYEIDLNPANAKKLRTALAPYMAAGRKATKQSRHPGKARREYRHTALEPDPAAVRAWAQSNKMEVPARGRIPKRIYEAFREAS, from the coding sequence GTGGCTCAGCGCGTAGTGGTCACACTCTCCGACGACATCGACGGCGGAGAAGCGGCGGAAACGGTTGCGTTCAGCCTGGACGGGAAGTCGTACGAGATCGACCTCAACCCCGCCAATGCAAAGAAACTGCGCACCGCGCTCGCTCCGTACATGGCGGCAGGCCGCAAGGCGACGAAGCAGTCACGGCACCCGGGCAAGGCGCGCCGGGAGTACCGGCACACGGCCCTCGAGCCCGACCCCGCGGCGGTCCGCGCCTGGGCCCAGTCCAACAAGATGGAGGTGCCGGCCCGCGGCCGGATCCCCAAGCGGATCTACGAGGCGTTCCGCGAGGCGAGCTGA
- a CDS encoding ABC transporter ATP-binding protein produces MKSDDDPEHVIEARGLRRSYTGGFEAVSGITFSVARGEVFALLGTNGAGKTSTVELLEGLAAPSGGAVRVLGHDPYRERAAVRPRIGVMLQEGGFPAELTVAETVRMWAGCTSGARPVAQALDLVGLGARARVRVKQLSGGERRRLDLALALLGAPEVLFLDEPTTGLDAEGRRDTWQLVRRLRDSGTTVLLTTHYLEEAESLAERLAIMHQGRIVTSGTPAEVTASRPSRIRFRLPDGIPAARLPLSLRAAESDDRRIEIRTHELQNALGELLRWADESGVRLEGLDARSASLEEAFLDIADTTAQTEAVGM; encoded by the coding sequence ATGAAATCCGATGACGATCCGGAGCACGTGATCGAAGCCCGTGGACTGCGCCGCAGTTACACCGGCGGCTTCGAGGCTGTGAGCGGAATCACCTTCTCCGTCGCGCGCGGTGAGGTCTTCGCGCTGCTCGGCACGAACGGCGCGGGCAAGACCTCCACCGTCGAACTGCTGGAGGGACTGGCCGCCCCGAGCGGCGGCGCCGTACGCGTGCTCGGCCACGACCCGTACCGCGAACGGGCCGCCGTACGGCCCCGGATCGGGGTCATGCTCCAGGAAGGCGGCTTCCCCGCCGAGCTGACGGTCGCCGAGACCGTACGGATGTGGGCCGGCTGCACGAGCGGCGCCCGCCCGGTGGCCCAGGCGCTGGACCTGGTGGGCCTCGGTGCCCGGGCGCGCGTACGCGTCAAGCAGCTCTCCGGCGGCGAGCGGCGGCGGCTCGATCTGGCCCTGGCCCTGCTCGGCGCCCCCGAGGTCCTCTTCCTCGACGAGCCGACGACCGGGCTCGACGCGGAGGGGCGCCGCGACACCTGGCAGTTGGTGCGCCGACTGCGCGACAGCGGCACGACCGTGCTGCTGACCACGCACTACCTGGAGGAGGCCGAGTCGCTCGCCGAACGGCTCGCGATCATGCACCAGGGACGGATCGTGACATCCGGGACCCCCGCGGAGGTGACCGCCTCACGCCCGTCCCGGATCCGCTTCCGCCTCCCTGACGGCATCCCGGCGGCACGGCTGCCGCTCTCGCTGCGGGCGGCCGAGTCGGACGACCGGCGGATCGAGATCCGCACGCACGAGCTGCAGAACGCACTCGGTGAACTGCTGCGCTGGGCCGACGAGTCCGGCGTACGCCTCGAAGGGCTCGACGCCCGCTCGGCCTCCCTCGAAGAGGCGTTCCTCGACATCGCCGACACGACGGCACAGACGGAAGCGGTGGGAATGTGA
- a CDS encoding ABC transporter permease gives MRAGTARLAALGRAELTLLARNRTALVVALLLPVAMVASMRSSLGRLDLGAAGITLNGALLSGAIGMVLLLVVYLNLTSAFVSRREELVLKRLRTGEVSDAEILAGTALPAAALALAQSVLVVVAGAVFLDAGGPKRPELLVAGVLLGIVLMTVLAAATAALTRTTESAQITTMPLFLVCAAGSGLFVPVDLLPDRIAWVCERLPMTGVMELVQAGLLGGADAAEAGRAALRALIWIACSLVAVRRWFRWEPRR, from the coding sequence ATGCGGGCCGGGACGGCACGGCTGGCCGCGCTGGGGCGGGCCGAACTGACGCTTCTCGCACGGAACAGGACGGCGCTCGTCGTCGCGCTGCTCCTGCCCGTGGCCATGGTGGCGTCCATGCGCTCCTCGCTCGGCCGCCTCGACCTCGGCGCGGCCGGGATCACCCTCAACGGGGCGCTGCTCAGCGGCGCCATCGGGATGGTGCTGCTCCTGGTCGTGTACCTCAACCTCACCTCCGCTTTCGTGTCGCGGCGCGAGGAGCTGGTGCTGAAGCGGCTGCGCACGGGGGAGGTCTCCGACGCGGAGATCCTCGCCGGGACCGCGCTGCCGGCCGCCGCGCTGGCGCTCGCGCAGAGCGTGCTGGTGGTCGTCGCGGGGGCCGTGTTCCTCGACGCGGGAGGCCCGAAGCGGCCCGAACTGCTCGTCGCCGGTGTCCTGCTGGGCATCGTCCTGATGACGGTGCTGGCTGCCGCCACCGCCGCGCTCACCAGGACCACCGAGAGCGCGCAGATCACCACGATGCCGCTGTTCCTGGTCTGCGCCGCGGGCTCGGGGCTGTTCGTCCCGGTCGACCTCCTGCCGGACCGGATCGCCTGGGTCTGCGAACGGCTGCCGATGACCGGGGTGATGGAGCTCGTCCAGGCGGGCCTGCTCGGCGGGGCGGACGCGGCGGAGGCGGGGCGTGCGGCACTGCGCGCGCTGATCTGGATCGCCTGTTCGCTGGTGGCTGTGCGACGGTGGTTCCGCTGGGAGCCGCGGCGATGA
- a CDS encoding histidine kinase, whose translation MSGDVLVRVKGWSGRSGLAKVDLYTRGTVYLLMWVAVVGLTLIMLTRPVRSGAPFGVVIAAPLLGAAVGVVCTPLVRHAMDAYLGQGTVPRRLLFWAAAVTAATVGAVLWLAASVPSAQLLRVALWPALVPFVTAHCLIVRRRTTILVHAGVLAVLGALIPLTGKSATQTLVTLITVAFAVGWVAFTARISMWVLAVMWELREARDVQARLAVAEERLRFGRDLHDVLGRNLAVIALKSELAVQLARRGRPEAVDQMVEVQRTARESQREVRDVVRGYRAADLHTELAGAQGVLTAAGISCAIGSPDGAEPGLPGDVQSALAWVVREATTNVLRHGEPTRCTIALAVSDGAAVLTVENDGVRGGGGGEDGGLSQGSGLAGLRERLAALGGTLDAGGSAGGCFRLTATVPVPEPVPAGRSRQDRGGLGGLGGLGGLGGLGGLDGLEELDGLEELRDLDALEDRDGAGDGAVAGVEESREPGSHQSAARR comes from the coding sequence GTGAGCGGAGACGTACTCGTGCGGGTGAAGGGCTGGAGCGGTCGCAGCGGCCTCGCCAAGGTCGATCTGTACACGCGCGGCACCGTGTACCTGCTGATGTGGGTCGCCGTGGTCGGGCTGACGCTGATCATGCTGACCCGGCCCGTCCGCTCGGGTGCACCGTTCGGCGTCGTGATCGCCGCGCCGCTGCTCGGGGCCGCGGTGGGCGTCGTGTGCACCCCGCTGGTGCGGCACGCGATGGACGCGTACCTGGGCCAGGGGACGGTCCCTCGTCGGCTCCTGTTCTGGGCGGCCGCGGTGACGGCGGCGACGGTCGGGGCGGTGCTGTGGCTGGCGGCGTCGGTCCCGTCGGCACAGCTGCTGAGGGTGGCGCTGTGGCCTGCGCTGGTGCCGTTCGTGACCGCCCACTGCCTCATCGTGCGGCGGCGTACGACGATCCTGGTCCACGCGGGGGTCCTCGCGGTGCTGGGTGCGCTGATCCCGCTGACCGGCAAGAGCGCGACGCAGACGCTGGTCACGCTCATCACCGTCGCCTTCGCCGTCGGCTGGGTCGCCTTCACCGCCCGTATCTCGATGTGGGTGCTGGCGGTGATGTGGGAGCTGCGGGAGGCCCGCGACGTGCAGGCGCGGCTCGCCGTCGCGGAGGAGCGGCTGCGGTTCGGGCGCGATCTGCACGACGTACTCGGCCGCAACCTCGCGGTGATCGCGCTCAAGAGCGAGCTGGCAGTGCAACTGGCCCGGCGCGGACGGCCGGAGGCCGTGGACCAGATGGTCGAGGTCCAGCGGACGGCCCGGGAGTCGCAGCGGGAGGTACGGGACGTCGTACGCGGCTACCGTGCGGCCGATCTGCACACCGAACTCGCCGGAGCACAAGGGGTGTTGACCGCCGCGGGGATCAGCTGCGCGATCGGGTCGCCGGACGGCGCGGAGCCGGGACTGCCCGGCGATGTCCAGTCGGCGCTCGCGTGGGTCGTGCGCGAGGCGACGACGAACGTCCTGCGGCACGGCGAGCCGACGCGGTGCACCATCGCGCTGGCGGTGTCGGACGGCGCGGCGGTGCTCACCGTGGAGAACGACGGCGTACGGGGCGGGGGCGGAGGCGAGGACGGAGGGCTCTCGCAGGGCTCGGGGCTCGCGGGGCTGCGGGAGCGGCTGGCCGCGCTGGGCGGCACGCTGGACGCGGGGGGCTCGGCGGGCGGGTGCTTCCGGCTCACCGCGACGGTGCCGGTCCCGGAGCCGGTACCGGCCGGACGGTCGCGGCAGGACCGCGGCGGGCTCGGCGGGCTCGGCGGGCTCGGCGGGCTCGGCGGGCTCGGCGGGCTCGATGGCCTTGAGGAGCTCGATGGCCTTGAGGAGCTCAGGGACCTTGATGCCCTTGAGGACAGGGACGGAGCGGGGGACGGAGCAGTGGCCGGAGTGGAGGAGAGCCGTGAGCCGGGATCACATCAGAGTGCTGCTCGCCGATGA
- a CDS encoding response regulator transcription factor, with protein MSRDHIRVLLADDEHLIRGALAALLGLEDDLAVVAEAASGPEALAMARAHRPDVAVLDLQMPGADGVNVATALRTELPECRVMIVTGHGRPGHLKRALAAGVRGFVPKTVSAQRLAEIIRTVHAGHRYVDPELAADAISAGDSPLTAREAEVLELAGDGAPIAEIAERASLSQGTVRNYLSSAAAKLGAGNRHTAVRLARERGWV; from the coding sequence GTGAGCCGGGATCACATCAGAGTGCTGCTCGCCGATGACGAGCACCTCATCCGGGGCGCGCTCGCCGCGCTGCTCGGTCTTGAGGACGATCTCGCCGTCGTCGCCGAGGCGGCCTCGGGTCCCGAGGCCCTCGCCATGGCACGGGCCCACCGGCCCGATGTGGCGGTGCTGGATCTCCAGATGCCGGGCGCCGACGGTGTGAACGTGGCCACAGCGCTGCGGACCGAGCTGCCGGAGTGCCGGGTCATGATCGTGACGGGTCACGGCCGCCCCGGGCATCTGAAGCGGGCGCTCGCTGCGGGGGTGCGCGGCTTCGTACCGAAGACCGTCAGCGCCCAGCGGCTCGCCGAGATCATCCGTACCGTCCACGCCGGACACCGTTATGTGGACCCCGAATTGGCCGCCGACGCGATCTCCGCCGGCGACTCGCCTCTGACCGCACGCGAGGCCGAGGTGCTGGAACTGGCCGGGGACGGGGCGCCCATCGCGGAGATCGCCGAGCGGGCCTCGCTCTCCCAGGGAACGGTCCGTAACTATCTGTCGTCGGCGGCCGCGAAGCTCGGCGCCGGGAACCGGCACACGGCGGTGCGTCTCGCACGTGAGCGAGGTTGGGTATAG
- a CDS encoding phosphoribosylaminoimidazolesuccinocarboxamide synthase: protein MSGFVEKPEPLQVPGLTHLHTGKVRDLYETGSGDLVMVASDRISAYDWVLPTEIPDKGRVLTQLSLWWFERLTDLVPNHVLSTDLPAGAPADWSGRTLVCKALDMVPVECVARGYLTGSGLVEYNETRTVCGLALPEGLVDGSELPAPIFTPATKAAVGDHDENVSYEEVAHQVGAESAALLRQKTLAVYGRARDIARERGIILADTKFEFGYSAAGEEGAELVIADEVLTPDSSRFWPADQWQPGRAQPSYDKQYVRDWLTSPASGWDRRSEQPPPALPDEVVAATRAKYVEAYERLTGTAWS, encoded by the coding sequence GTGTCCGGATTCGTAGAAAAACCCGAGCCGCTCCAGGTTCCGGGGCTGACCCACCTCCACACAGGCAAGGTGCGCGACCTGTACGAGACCGGGTCGGGCGATCTCGTGATGGTCGCGAGTGACCGCATCTCCGCGTACGACTGGGTGCTGCCCACCGAGATCCCCGACAAGGGCCGGGTCCTCACCCAGCTCTCCCTCTGGTGGTTCGAGCGCCTGACCGACCTCGTGCCGAACCATGTGCTCTCCACCGACCTGCCGGCCGGTGCCCCCGCCGACTGGTCGGGCCGCACCCTGGTCTGCAAGGCGCTGGACATGGTGCCCGTCGAGTGCGTCGCGCGCGGCTATCTGACCGGCTCCGGTCTCGTCGAGTACAACGAGACCCGTACGGTCTGCGGCCTCGCCCTCCCCGAGGGGCTGGTGGACGGCTCCGAGCTCCCCGCCCCGATCTTCACCCCCGCGACGAAGGCCGCCGTCGGCGACCACGACGAGAACGTGTCGTACGAGGAGGTGGCTCATCAGGTAGGCGCCGAGAGCGCCGCCCTGCTGCGCCAGAAGACGCTCGCCGTCTACGGCCGGGCCCGGGACATCGCCCGGGAGCGCGGGATCATCCTCGCCGACACCAAGTTCGAGTTCGGCTACTCCGCCGCAGGTGAAGAGGGAGCCGAGCTGGTCATCGCGGACGAGGTGCTCACCCCGGACTCCTCCCGCTTCTGGCCCGCCGACCAGTGGCAGCCGGGCCGCGCCCAGCCCTCGTACGACAAGCAGTATGTGCGGGACTGGCTGACCTCTCCGGCCTCCGGCTGGGACCGCAGGAGCGAGCAGCCGCCGCCCGCGCTGCCCGACGAGGTGGTGGCGGCGACCCGCGCCAAGTACGTGGAGGCGTACGAGCGGCTGACCGGCACCGCCTGGTCGTAG
- a CDS encoding N,N-dimethylformamidase beta subunit family domain-containing protein, producing MGAEQIRRWESGALAHAVSDPFGQGPLPWLRGSEHYFDDTGQVVPWYVDPDPAAARGKSARGPLTADDVRRQIKGFASTGAVAPGEAIDFHITVDPPQQFSVDIYRIGHYGGDGAAKITTSPRLSGIVQPAPLTADRTVSCHHWWLSWRLQVPSYWSIGAYVAVLTTADGYRSHIPFTVRDSHPADLLLLLPDVTWQAYNLYPEDGRTGASLYHAWDESGRLLGEEDAAITVSFDRPYAGAGLPLHVGHAYDFIRWAERYGYDLAYADTRDLHAGRIDPTRYRGLVFPGHDEYWSAPMRRTAELARDRGTSLVFLSANTMYWQVELGPSPSGVADRLLTCRKRRGPGRPALWREIDRPEQLLLGIQYAGRVPEPRPMVVRNADHWLWEATGAGDGDEIPGLVAGEADRYFPRTPLPEHEGRILLAHSPYQDTDGATRHQETSLYRAPSGALVFASGTFAWSPALDRPGHVDTRIQRATANLLDRICKRD from the coding sequence ATGGGGGCGGAGCAGATCCGGCGGTGGGAATCGGGTGCCCTCGCCCATGCCGTCAGCGATCCCTTCGGCCAGGGCCCGCTGCCCTGGCTGCGCGGCAGTGAGCACTACTTCGACGACACGGGCCAGGTCGTTCCCTGGTACGTGGACCCGGACCCGGCCGCCGCCCGCGGCAAGAGCGCGCGCGGTCCCCTCACCGCCGACGACGTACGCCGCCAGATCAAGGGCTTCGCCTCCACCGGTGCCGTGGCCCCGGGCGAGGCCATCGACTTCCACATCACCGTGGACCCGCCCCAGCAGTTCTCCGTTGACATCTACCGCATCGGTCACTACGGGGGCGACGGAGCCGCCAAGATCACCACCAGCCCCCGTCTCTCCGGCATCGTCCAGCCCGCCCCGCTCACCGCCGACCGCACGGTCTCCTGCCACCACTGGTGGCTCTCCTGGCGGCTCCAGGTCCCTTCGTACTGGTCGATCGGGGCGTACGTCGCCGTCCTCACCACCGCCGACGGGTACCGCTCGCACATCCCGTTCACCGTCCGCGACAGCCACCCCGCCGATCTGCTCCTGCTCCTGCCCGACGTCACCTGGCAGGCGTACAACCTCTATCCCGAGGACGGCAGGACCGGCGCCAGTCTCTATCACGCGTGGGACGAGAGCGGCCGGCTCCTCGGCGAGGAGGACGCGGCGATCACCGTCTCCTTCGACCGCCCGTACGCGGGCGCGGGCCTGCCCCTCCACGTCGGTCACGCCTACGACTTCATCCGCTGGGCCGAGCGGTACGGATACGACCTCGCCTACGCCGACACCCGCGATCTGCACGCCGGCCGGATCGACCCCACCCGCTACCGGGGCCTGGTCTTCCCCGGCCACGACGAGTACTGGTCCGCGCCCATGCGCCGCACCGCCGAGCTCGCCCGCGACCGCGGTACGTCCCTCGTCTTCCTCTCGGCCAACACGATGTACTGGCAGGTCGAGCTCGGCCCGTCCCCCTCCGGCGTCGCGGACCGCCTCCTGACCTGCCGCAAGCGCCGCGGCCCCGGCCGCCCCGCCCTCTGGCGCGAGATCGACCGCCCGGAGCAGCTGCTCCTCGGCATCCAGTACGCGGGCCGGGTCCCCGAGCCGCGCCCCATGGTGGTGCGCAACGCCGACCACTGGCTCTGGGAGGCGACCGGCGCCGGCGACGGCGACGAGATCCCCGGCCTGGTCGCGGGCGAGGCCGACCGCTACTTCCCGCGCACCCCGCTCCCCGAGCACGAGGGCCGCATCCTCCTCGCCCACTCGCCCTACCAGGACACCGACGGCGCCACCCGCCATCAGGAGACGTCCCTCTACCGTGCCCCTTCCGGCGCGCTCGTCTTCGCCTCCGGCACCTTCGCCTGGTCCCCGGCCCTGGACCGCCCGGGCCATGTGGACACCCGCATCCAGCGCGCGACCGCCAATCTCCTCGACCGCATCTGCAAGCGCGACTGA
- the purD gene encoding phosphoribosylamine--glycine ligase: MKVLVIGGGAREHALCRSLSLDPDVTALHCAPGNAGIAEVARLHEVDALDGAAVAALAGELRADLVVVGPEAPLVAGVADAVRAAGIPCFGPSREAAELEGSKAFAKDVMAVANVPTARSYVCTTPEEIDEALDAFGAPYVVKDDGLAAGKGVVVTDDLEKAREHALSCDRVVIEEYLDGPEVSLFAITDGETVLPLQPAQDFKRALDDDEGPNTGGMGAYSPLPWADPKLVDEVMETVLQPTVNELRRRGTPFSGLLYAGLAITGRGVRVIEFNARFGDPETQVVLARLKTPLASVLLNAAKGTLADEPPLNWRDDAAVTVVVASHNYPGTPRTGDPIEGLEAVVEQDAPHAYVLHAGTRKDGDAVVSAGGRVLSVTATGANLAQARERAYAAVGRIRLEGSQHRTDIARRAAGE, from the coding sequence GTGAAGGTCCTCGTCATCGGCGGCGGCGCCCGCGAACACGCCCTGTGCCGCTCTCTCTCCCTCGACCCCGACGTCACCGCTCTGCACTGCGCGCCCGGCAACGCCGGCATCGCCGAGGTCGCGCGGCTGCACGAGGTGGACGCCCTCGACGGCGCCGCCGTCGCCGCGCTCGCCGGCGAGCTCCGGGCGGATCTCGTCGTCGTCGGCCCCGAGGCACCCCTCGTCGCCGGTGTCGCCGACGCCGTACGTGCCGCGGGGATCCCCTGCTTCGGCCCGTCCCGCGAAGCGGCCGAGCTGGAAGGCTCCAAGGCGTTCGCCAAGGACGTGATGGCCGTGGCGAACGTGCCCACGGCGCGCTCGTACGTCTGCACCACGCCCGAGGAGATCGACGAGGCGCTGGACGCCTTCGGTGCCCCGTACGTCGTGAAGGACGACGGCCTTGCGGCCGGCAAGGGCGTCGTCGTGACCGACGACCTGGAGAAGGCCCGCGAGCACGCGCTCTCCTGCGACCGGGTCGTCATCGAGGAGTACCTCGACGGCCCCGAGGTCTCCCTCTTCGCCATCACGGACGGCGAGACCGTGCTCCCCCTCCAGCCTGCCCAGGACTTCAAGCGCGCCCTCGACGACGACGAGGGTCCGAACACCGGTGGCATGGGCGCGTACTCCCCGCTGCCCTGGGCCGACCCCAAGCTGGTGGACGAGGTCATGGAGACCGTGCTCCAGCCCACCGTGAACGAACTGCGCCGCCGCGGTACGCCGTTCTCCGGGCTGCTCTACGCCGGTCTGGCGATCACCGGCCGCGGCGTACGGGTGATCGAGTTCAACGCTCGTTTCGGTGACCCCGAGACCCAGGTGGTCCTGGCCCGGCTCAAGACCCCGCTCGCGAGCGTCCTGCTCAACGCGGCGAAGGGCACGCTCGCCGACGAGCCCCCGCTCAACTGGCGTGACGACGCTGCCGTCACCGTCGTCGTCGCCTCGCACAACTACCCCGGTACGCCGCGCACCGGCGACCCGATCGAGGGACTTGAGGCCGTCGTGGAGCAGGACGCCCCGCACGCCTACGTCCTGCACGCCGGGACCAGGAAGGACGGCGACGCCGTCGTGAGCGCCGGCGGACGTGTGCTGTCGGTGACGGCGACCGGCGCGAACCTGGCGCAGGCCCGCGAGCGCGCTTATGCGGCAGTCGGCCGTATCAGGCTCGAAGGCTCGCAGCACCGTACGGACATCGCGCGCCGGGCCGCCGGGGAGTGA